A section of the Drosophila willistoni isolate 14030-0811.24 chromosome XR unlocalized genomic scaffold, UCI_dwil_1.1 Seg106, whole genome shotgun sequence genome encodes:
- the LOC6651967 gene encoding COMM domain-containing protein 4, whose amino-acid sequence MKFRFCGEGDCPDWVLAEIISTLSHLTIENLEQLTDLVAKRICEKPFEESKIKSLTSSLTNEGKTAVACIHFLLINAARYNCTENIFGEEIQQLGLPKDHAGAMCQVLKEHSPAIRQQLIKKSFKINELESIRDVTSPDETPPNCATLELKISQELVDDLPQDTTHVVNIELSHLKALLSELKTARAIMEKYENKEPPT is encoded by the exons ATG AAATTCCGTTTCTGCGGCGAAGGCGATTGCCCCGATTGGGTTTTAGCTGAAATTATTTCTACGCTGTCCCACTTAACTATAGAAAACCTGGAACAATTAACAGATCTTGTGGCAAAACGCATCTGCGAAAAACCATTTGAG GAATCGAAAATTAAATCACTGACTTCCTCGTTAACAAACGAGGGTAAAACTGCCGTGGCCTGTATACACTTTTTGCTGATCAATGCGGCACGGTATAATTGCACTGAAAATATATTTGGCGAGGAAATACAACAATTGGGGCTCCCTAAAGATCATGCCGGAGCCATGTGTCAGGTACTTAAGGAACATTCGCCTGCTATAAGACagcaattaataaaaaagtcCTTTAAAA TTAATGAACTTGAGAGTATAAGGGACGTGACCTCTCCAGATGAAACGCCACCGAATTGTGCAACTTTGGAACTTAAAATCTCGCAAGAATTGGTTGATGACTTACCACAAGATACAACTCACGTTGTTAATATTGAACTATCGCACCTAAAGGCTCTGCTTTCAGAGTTAAAAACGGCTAGGGCCATTATggagaaatatgaaaataaGGAACCACCAACATAG
- the LOC6651968 gene encoding leucokinin: MFSIWRLLLIVGLSRHLYATPITHLSSDQEQLGTCELQLTKYRKFILQAILSFEDVCDAYNSRPVNTEDGPLADGWIFRHYAPPPTSQRGEIWAFFKLLMAQFNDVEFATIIRDAVIERCRIKSQLQRDEKRNSVVLGKKQRFHSWGGKRSPEPLLFLQTDGAGQGVARLEHSYF; this comes from the coding sequence ATGTTCAGCATTTGGCGATTGCTTCTTATAGTGGGTCTTTCGAGGCATTTGTATGCCACGCCCATAACACATCTTAGCTCGGATCAGGAGCAACTGGGTACTTGTGAGCTTCAATTGACCAAATATAGGAAATTCATTCTACAGGCCATACTCAGTTTTGAAGACGTCTGCGATGCATACAATTCAAGGCCAGTGAATACGGAAGATGGACCTCTTGCCGATGGTTGGATTTTTAGGCACTATGCCCCGCCACCCACATCGCAGAGAGGTGAGATTTGGGCCTTCTTTAAGCTGCTTATGGCCCAGTTCAATGACGTGGAATTCGCAACCATAATTCGGGACGCAGTCATCGAACGCTGTCGTATCAAGTCGCAATTGCAGCGGGACGAGAAAAGAAATTCAGTTGTACTGGGCAAGAAGCAGAGATTCCACTCATGGGGCGGCAAAAGATCTCCCGAACCACTGCTTTTTCTACAAACAGATGGCGCAGGCCAGGGGGTAGCTAGATTAGAACACAGTTACTTCTAG